A DNA window from Chryseobacterium scophthalmum contains the following coding sequences:
- a CDS encoding Smr/MutS family protein: MKIGNKVSVVDEDLSGVITSVNGNIVVFKDEYGFTYQYPKEKLVPKDAEIYENIKIIKKAEPKKVVSKKHDKNPLILDLHFENLVKNPHDYDSFERLFLQKEKLIQTINFCRKNHLKRLEIVHGIGDGTLQRMVFDVLESQTGLDFYNKEILHHQSGAVMVEFH, encoded by the coding sequence ATGAAAATTGGCAATAAAGTTTCGGTAGTAGATGAAGATTTAAGCGGAGTGATTACTTCGGTGAATGGAAATATTGTGGTTTTTAAAGACGAATACGGTTTTACTTATCAATATCCGAAAGAAAAACTGGTTCCGAAAGATGCTGAAATTTATGAAAATATTAAAATCATAAAAAAAGCAGAACCTAAAAAAGTAGTTTCTAAAAAGCATGATAAAAATCCTTTAATTTTAGATCTTCATTTTGAAAACTTAGTTAAAAATCCTCATGATTACGATAGTTTCGAAAGGTTGTTTCTGCAAAAGGAAAAATTGATTCAAACGATTAATTTCTGTAGAAAAAATCATTTAAAAAGACTTGAAATTGTACATGGAATCGGCGACGGAACTTTACAGAGAATGGTTTTTGATGTTCTTGAAAGCCAAACAGGTCTGGATTTTTACAATAAGGAAATACTTCATCATCAATCGGGTGCGGTAATGGTAGAATTTCACTAA
- a CDS encoding DUF3822 family protein: MNVLNLLFTKDGLIYQIIKNKSVLEEKSYFVDEESPKDFISGKLEEALLKQRYDEISVVSALNHFTLMPEGFEDHDSGYDLIAFNAPVDKENTELMLSVNKKFKLQFYYTFPKEFYNKIKDISVPVKFNFSGEKFLNSINNKNNKEIHINLYHNQCEFFAISNKKIILYNNLDVNSEVDFLYFVMFTLSKIGFGINDTYFYVYGETTENETFISELQKFVKNLKVVFDNIPNKNFILN, encoded by the coding sequence ATGAACGTACTAAATTTACTTTTTACCAAAGACGGACTGATCTACCAAATCATCAAAAACAAAAGTGTTTTGGAGGAAAAGTCTTATTTCGTAGACGAAGAATCGCCAAAGGATTTCATCTCCGGAAAACTAGAAGAAGCATTGCTAAAACAGAGATATGACGAAATTTCTGTAGTTTCTGCGCTGAATCATTTTACTTTAATGCCCGAAGGTTTTGAAGATCACGACTCGGGATATGATTTGATCGCCTTCAACGCACCTGTTGATAAAGAAAATACAGAACTGATGCTTTCTGTCAACAAAAAGTTTAAGCTACAGTTTTATTATACTTTTCCAAAAGAATTTTATAATAAAATAAAAGACATTTCAGTTCCGGTAAAATTTAATTTTTCGGGAGAGAAATTTTTAAACTCAATCAACAATAAGAATAATAAAGAAATTCACATCAATCTTTATCATAACCAATGTGAGTTTTTTGCGATTTCAAATAAAAAAATCATCTTATATAACAACCTGGATGTTAATTCGGAAGTAGATTTTCTTTATTTTGTGATGTTCACTTTAAGTAAAATTGGTTTTGGAATAAACGACACTTATTTTTACGTGTATGGTGAAACCACAGAAAACGAAACATTTATCTCTGAACTTCAGAAATTTGTAAAAAATCTGAAAGTTGTTTTTGATAATATCCCGAATAAGAATTTTATCCTTAATTAG
- the murI gene encoding glutamate racemase — translation MKTKKQNYSHLSSKQPIGIFDSGVGGLTVAKEIKRLLPNEDLIYFGDTKHLPYGEKSKEAIIEYSTKISNFLLEQNCKAIVIACNTATANALKEVMLSVAGKVPVIDVINPVAEKVAYEIHNNVGVIATKATVNSGLYKKSIRKHNKFIKVDELATPLLVPAIEEGFKNHPITHSIIYNYLSNTKLKNIETLILGCTHYPLLIDEIKQYYGNRVRVIDSPNIVANHLTIILDKYHLLNDNNPKPNYKFYLSDITKNFEKISKKFFGKTIDLELKVL, via the coding sequence TTGAAAACTAAAAAACAAAACTATTCGCATCTTTCGTCAAAACAACCTATCGGAATTTTCGATAGTGGAGTGGGAGGTTTAACGGTTGCCAAAGAAATAAAAAGACTTCTTCCGAATGAAGATCTTATTTATTTTGGAGACACCAAACATCTTCCTTATGGTGAAAAATCTAAAGAAGCGATTATAGAATATTCTACGAAAATTTCTAATTTCCTGTTAGAGCAAAACTGCAAAGCGATTGTGATTGCCTGTAATACGGCTACAGCAAATGCTTTGAAGGAAGTGATGCTGTCGGTTGCCGGGAAAGTTCCCGTAATTGACGTTATTAATCCTGTTGCCGAGAAAGTTGCCTATGAAATTCATAATAATGTGGGGGTTATTGCAACGAAAGCAACGGTGAATTCTGGTTTGTACAAGAAAAGCATCCGTAAGCATAATAAGTTTATTAAAGTTGATGAATTGGCGACTCCGCTTTTGGTTCCTGCGATTGAAGAAGGTTTTAAAAATCATCCGATCACACATTCTATTATTTATAATTATCTTAGTAATACTAAATTGAAGAATATTGAAACGTTGATTTTGGGTTGTACGCATTATCCGCTTTTGATCGACGAGATCAAACAATATTACGGAAACCGCGTTCGTGTGATTGATTCACCGAATATTGTAGCCAATCATTTGACGATTATTCTAGATAAATATCATCTTTTGAATGATAATAATCCGAAGCCGAATTACAAATTTTACCTTTCGGATATTACCAAGAATTTCGAAAAAATCTCCAAGAAATTCTTTGGCAAGACCATCGATTTAGAATTGAAAGTATTATAA
- a CDS encoding RsmD family RNA methyltransferase, with protein MYRIISGKWKAKKIAAPKNFDVRPTTDFAKEALFSILENTYDMQSISVLDLFAGIGSITFEFASRGCQDVTSVEMNPKHTSFINATASELDMSLQVNTQRGDVFDWLKKFRNNKSYEIVFADAPFETEEKKYHELLSLVLKNKYLKPNGVLIVEHQSRLKLDHPNYKFTRKYGNVSFSFYEPYQETEMEAETENSDVTE; from the coding sequence ATGTACAGAATAATTTCCGGTAAATGGAAAGCAAAAAAAATAGCCGCTCCCAAAAACTTTGACGTAAGACCAACAACCGATTTTGCTAAAGAAGCACTTTTCAGTATTTTGGAAAACACTTATGACATGCAGTCGATTTCCGTTCTTGATCTTTTTGCAGGAATTGGTTCTATTACTTTTGAATTTGCTTCAAGAGGTTGCCAAGATGTGACTTCGGTTGAAATGAACCCAAAACATACGTCTTTCATCAATGCTACCGCTTCAGAACTGGATATGAGTTTGCAGGTAAATACGCAAAGAGGCGATGTTTTTGACTGGCTTAAAAAATTCAGAAATAATAAATCTTACGAAATCGTTTTTGCTGATGCTCCTTTTGAAACTGAGGAAAAAAAGTATCACGAATTGCTTTCTTTAGTTTTAAAAAATAAATATCTGAAACCTAATGGAGTTTTAATTGTGGAACATCAAAGCAGATTAAAGCTTGATCATCCGAATTATAAATTCACCAGAAAATACGGAAATGTAAGCTTTAGTTTTTACGAGCCTTATCAGGAAACTGAAATGGAAGCAGAAACCGAAAACAGCGATGTAACAGAATAA
- a CDS encoding metallophosphoesterase family protein, with protein MTKILLLSDSHSYIDDRILDYAKQADEIWHCGDFGSFEIIEQLEKIKPLKGVWGNIDNAKIRTEFPEVNRFFCENVEVLMIHIGGYPGKYTPLAKKEISEKAPKLFISGHSHILKAMYDDKNKLLHLNPGACGKQGWHKMRTMMQFVIDGEEIKDLAVIELGPKV; from the coding sequence ATGACCAAAATCCTTCTCCTCTCCGATTCTCACTCTTATATTGATGACCGAATTTTAGATTACGCAAAACAGGCCGATGAAATTTGGCATTGTGGAGATTTTGGAAGCTTTGAAATTATCGAACAGCTTGAAAAAATTAAACCTTTAAAAGGAGTTTGGGGAAATATTGACAATGCGAAAATACGAACTGAATTTCCTGAAGTAAATCGCTTTTTTTGTGAAAATGTAGAGGTTTTAATGATTCATATTGGTGGTTATCCCGGAAAATATACTCCTTTAGCCAAGAAAGAGATTTCAGAAAAAGCTCCGAAACTATTTATTTCAGGGCATTCTCATATTCTGAAGGCGATGTATGATGATAAAAATAAATTATTACATCTAAATCCTGGAGCGTGCGGAAAACAAGGTTGGCATAAAATGAGAACGATGATGCAGTTTGTAATTGATGGAGAAGAAATAAAAGATTTGGCTGTGATTGAATTAGGACCAAAAGTTTAA